From a single Xiphophorus maculatus strain JP 163 A chromosome 5, X_maculatus-5.0-male, whole genome shotgun sequence genomic region:
- the LOC111608687 gene encoding small integral membrane protein 26-like produces MTIKDPIKWNYRVSAVYAVGIWTILGSYVLFKYTGRLNDPPVKQKFEEPENPNKHVYETAHSKTVIIYKEDFVPYSRRIYNFIKSLSGASGAGDGDK; encoded by the exons ATGACTATCAAAGACCCGATTAAGTGGAACTACAGAGTGTCAGCAGTTTACGCTGTGGGCATCTGGACAATATTAGGATCCTacgttttatttaaatatacaggTCGTTTGAACGATCCACCAG tgaaacaaaaattcGAAGAGCCAGAAAATCCCAACAAGCATGTCTACGAAACTGCTCACTCCAAAACCGTCATCATCTATAAGGAAGATTTCGTCCCGTACAGCAGGAGGATCTACAATTTCATCAAGTCGTTGAGTGGAGCATCAGGAGCTGGAGATGGCGACAAGTAG
- the dtd1 gene encoding D-aminoacyl-tRNA deacylase 1: MSTNYHGQQEFTGSFGSVLSSRSTTMRAIIQRVTKASVTVGGEQVSSIGRGICVLLGISADDTQKDAEYMVRKILNLRLFEDESGRAWAKSVMDRELEVLCVSQFTLQCILKGNKPDFHAAMPAELAQPFYNSILESMRSAYRPELITDGKFGAYMQVNIQNDGPVTVELTSPAAPTDPKQLSKLEKQQLRKEKTRSKGSSESGREKSSLRSRQDPGASSGAEGDVSSDRES, encoded by the exons ATGTCGACAAACTACCACGGACAGCAGGAGTTTACCGGAAGCTTTGGCAGCGTGCTGTCCAGCAGAAGCACAACAATGAGAGCTATTATCCAGAGGGTGACCAAAGCGAGTGTGACAG TGGGAGGGGAGCAGGTCAGCTCCATTGGACGGGGAATCTGCGTCCTGCTCGGGATTTCTGCAGACGACACGCAGAAAGATGCTGAGTACAT GGTCAGAAAGATCCTGAACCTGCGGCTGTTTGAGGACGAGAGCGGCCGGGCGTGGGCTAAGAGTGTCATGGACAGAGAGTTGGAGGTGTTGTGTGTGAGCCAGTTCACCCTGCAGTGCATCCTGAAGGGCAACAAACCGGACTTCCACGCCGCCATGCCAGCGGAGCTCGCCCAGCCCTTCTACAACAGCATCCTGGAGAGCATGAGGAGCGCCTACAGGCCTGAGCTCATCACAG atggGAAGTTTGGGGCGTACATGCAGGTCAACATCCAGAACGACGGTCCGGTTACCGTGGAGCTGACGTCACCGGCTGCTCCCACAGACCCCAAACAG cTTTCCAagctggagaagcagcagctcaggaAGGAGAAGACGCGCTCTAAAGGCTCGTCCGAGTCGGGACGGGAGAAGAGCTCGCTGCGGTCCAGGCAGGACCCCGGCGCCAGCAGCGGGGCGGAGGGCGACGTGTCTTCAGACCGGGAGTCGTGA